The Puntigrus tetrazona isolate hp1 chromosome 19, ASM1883169v1, whole genome shotgun sequence genome has a segment encoding these proteins:
- the rab5aa gene encoding RAB5A, member RAS oncogene family, a, whose protein sequence is MANRGGATRPNGSNAGNKICQFKLVLLGESAVGKSSLVLRFVKGQFHEFQESTIGAAFLTQTVCLDDTTVKFEIWDTAGQERYHSLAPMYYRGAQAAIVVYDITNEESFARAKNWVKELQRQASPNIVIALSGNKADLANKRAVDFQDAQSYADDNSLLFMETSAKTSMNVNEIFMAIAKRLPKNEPQAAGANSGRSRGVDLTETAQPTKAPCCSN, encoded by the exons ATGGCCAATAGGGGAGGAGCAACACGCCCCAACGGGTCCAACGCGGGCAATAAGATCTGCCAGTTTAAACTGGTCTTGCTAGGAGAGTCGGCTGTGGGAAAGTCCAGCCTCGTACTGCGCTTCGTCAAAGGGCAGTTTCATGAGTTTCAGGAAAGCACAATAGGAG CGGCCTTCCTTACACAGACAGTGTGCTTGGATGACACAACGGTAAAGTTTGAGATTTGGGACACAGCCGGACAGGAGCGCTACCACAGTTTGGCCCCTATGTACTATAGAGGGGCCCAGGCTGCCATTGTAGTTTATGACATCACCAATGAG GAGTCGTTTGCAAGAGCAAAGAACTGGGTTAAGGAGCTTCAGAGGCAGGCCAGTCCGAATATTGTCATCGCGCTGTCTGGGAACAAGGCTGACCTTGCCAACAAGAGAGCTGTGGACTTCCAG GATGCTCAGTCTTATGCAGATGACAACAGTTTGTTGTTCATGGAGACGTCAGCAAAGACTTCCATGAATGTCAATGAGATCTTCATGGCCATTG CGAAAAGGTTGCCCAAGAATGAGCCCCAAGCCGCCGGAGCCAACAGTGGGCGGAGTAGGGGCGTGGACCTCACAGAGACAGCCCAACCCACTAAGGCCCCCTGCTGCAGTAactaa